A single region of the Triticum dicoccoides isolate Atlit2015 ecotype Zavitan chromosome 2B, WEW_v2.0, whole genome shotgun sequence genome encodes:
- the LOC119368196 gene encoding BURP domain-containing protein 4-like yields MTIMRMFLALCALGFVAGVVEDGSSFDVSAYPVKWDEDPSVGSGDLAAPPSPGTEAPAPPPKHHMMVKKGMLFLERDLFAGALLPANTRLGYVRRSSSPGPVISSTTSPVPPFRYSSFEKILKFYNVTHGSKQAGRISETLQFCEEAGDKEPHVCATSVAAAREFAATVLGTKEPRAVTSTLHGRTEPLRYVVAPNGIASVGGDAVVPCHPLAYPVEVFYCHNPSNVQALRVQLVGQEDPSVGATAIAVCHKDTGDWDEAYFVMLNGSRGEPICHFMPANYLLWL; encoded by the exons ATGACGATCATGCGGATGTTCCTAGCTCTCTGCGCCCTTGGGTTCGTCGCAGGAGTAGTAGAAG ATGGATCGTCGTTTGACGTCAGCGCTTACCCGGTCAAGTGGGACGAGGACCCATCTG TGGGATCAGGTGACCTGGCCGCTCCACCGT CTCCCGGTACTGAGGCGCCGGCACCGCCTCCGAAGCATCACATGATGGTGAAGAAGGGCATGCTGTTTCTGGAGCGCGACCTCTTTGCCGGGGCGCTCCTGCCGGCAAACACCCGGCTGGGCTACGTCAGACGCTCGAGTTCACCAGGCCCAGTCATTTCAAGTACTACAAGCCCAGTACCACCCTTCAGGTACAGCAGTTTcgagaaaatcttgaagttttacaATGTAACCCACGGCTCCAAGCAAGCAGGGAGGATCTCGGAGACTCTCCAGTTCTGCGAGGAGGCAGGAGACAAGGAACCACACGTGTGCGCAACGTCTGTGGCAGCCGCGAGAGAGTTCGCCGCCACCGTTTTGGGCACCAAGGAGCCGCGCGCGGTCACTTCAACCCTTCACGGGCGCACAGAACCCCTCCGCTACGTGGTGGCGCCCAACGGAATCGCCAGCGTCGGCGGCGACGCGGTGGTGCCATGCCACCCCCTGGCGTACCCTGTGGAGGTCTTTTACTGCCACAACCCCAGCAACGTGCAAGCACTCCGTGTCCAACTTGTTGGACAGGAGGACCCTTCCGTCGGCGCCACGGCCATCGCAGTATGCCACAAGGATACCGGCGACTGGGATGAGGCGTACTTCGTGATGCTGAACGGATCCCGTGGCGAGCCGATATGTCACTTCATGCCGGCCAATTACCTCCTGTGGCTCTAG